One window from the genome of Rufibacter tibetensis encodes:
- the dut gene encoding dUTP diphosphatase, whose amino-acid sequence MNSTLPIKIINLGKHPLPAYATEHSAGLDLRANLEASVTLKPLQRTLIPTGLSIELPEGHEAQIRPRSGLAFKYGISIVNSPGTIDADYRGEIKVLLVNLSDTDFVVEDGERIAQMVIARYERVEWQAVEELTETQRGAGGYGSTGKQ is encoded by the coding sequence AAAATAATTAACCTAGGCAAGCACCCGCTGCCTGCTTACGCCACTGAGCATTCTGCCGGACTTGACCTACGGGCCAATCTGGAGGCTTCGGTGACCTTAAAACCTTTGCAACGTACGCTCATTCCCACAGGGCTTTCTATTGAACTCCCGGAAGGGCACGAGGCCCAAATCAGACCCCGTAGCGGACTGGCTTTCAAATACGGCATTTCTATTGTCAATAGCCCCGGCACCATTGACGCTGATTACCGTGGCGAAATCAAAGTACTGTTGGTAAATCTATCCGACACTGATTTTGTGGTGGAAGACGGCGAGCGAATAGCCCAAATGGTAATAGCCCGGTATGAGCGCGTGGAGTGGCAGGCGGTAGAAGAACTCACCGAAACCCAACGTGGGGCCGGCGGATACGGAAGCACTGGAAAACAATAA